The Calditrichota bacterium genome contains a region encoding:
- a CDS encoding SLBB domain-containing protein, translating into MTMTRQAACYAWVASAVLLCAGLAVAQQTTAPQAARYFLGKEDEILMQVNVWGFVRQPGQYMVPYDTDLISLLSYAGGPQEEAKIKSVKVIRASGGDSGAAQVIEVDVKKFLKSADASMIPRLKPGDTVVVSGTTFHFVSKFFEFVWRIGLVVQVVAMIDYYFRR; encoded by the coding sequence GTGACAATGACGAGACAGGCGGCATGCTATGCTTGGGTGGCCAGCGCCGTGCTGCTGTGCGCAGGACTTGCCGTGGCGCAGCAGACCACTGCACCCCAGGCGGCCCGCTACTTCTTAGGCAAAGAGGACGAAATCCTCATGCAGGTCAACGTGTGGGGCTTTGTCCGGCAGCCGGGCCAGTACATGGTTCCCTACGACACCGACCTCATCAGCCTGCTTTCCTATGCGGGCGGGCCGCAGGAGGAAGCCAAGATCAAGAGCGTCAAGGTGATTCGCGCAAGCGGCGGCGATAGCGGCGCGGCGCAGGTCATCGAGGTGGACGTGAAAAAGTTCCTCAAATCCGCCGATGCCTCCATGATCCCCAGGCTGAAGCCGGGCGACACCGTGGTGGTCTCGGGCACCACCTTCCACTTTGTCAGCAAATTCTTCGAATTCGTCTGGCGCATCGGCTTGGTGGTGCAAGTCGTAGCAATGATAGACTACTACTTTAGGCGCTAA